A region of the Methanosarcinales archaeon genome:
AGTTCAACATTTATTTGAAAAACAAGTCGGTCTGATGCGGTCTTTACAGATCTACAAATCTGAAGAAGGGGAGATTCATGAAATATCCCGGTTATCTGAAGAAAACATGGTAAAAGATGTAATTGAGCCCTTGTCCAATAAACAACGGCTGCAGATATTAAAAGCTGTGTCAACTGAAACCAGGACTTTTTCGACCCTTTCTGAACTCACCGGGCTTCGTGGAGGTAATTTGATGTTCCACCTGCAAAAATTAATGGACACCGGAATGATCTTGCAGCGCCATGAACGGGGTGATTATATGATAACCGAAAAAGGATATACTGTTCTAAAAGGTATCAATGATATCTTTTCCACTTTGAATTCTTGAGGAATTCCCCAATTATATTACACCGGACAATTACACTAAATTAAGCATCCATTCCCACTTCGATTCATGATAAATACTTTAATAATTATTATAATATATCTATATTTCTATTGATATAATGACGAATGTTTTGTTTTTTATTCAAAAAAAGTATGTATTGCAGGCCCAGGAGGTAAAACCGGAAAAAAAAAGCCGCCGGCGGGAATTGAACCCGCGACCTACTGATTACGAATCAGTCGCTCTGCCAGGCTAAGCCACGGCGGCGGTCAGAGATTCCATAAAAAGAATATCTGTTCTTATTTCCTGTATCGAATATTTACTTATCGTTGCCGAAATTTCTCTTCCGGTCTAAGTCATTTAGCATTCAATAAGAGAATTATTTCCACAATAATCACAATAATTATCATCCTGTATGACAGTACATTCCTCATCAAACCTAAAACATGATTTTGTGGTGCATTTGACTTTCCTTCCCATTTTTTCCTTCATTTGCTTTGCTGTTTGAAAACCACTATGCACAGAGCTATGAATTTCAGATTTCGTCAGCCTCAACCCCCCCGCTTCCACTGGAACCTTTACAGACTTGTGGTTCCGGACCCAATCCGTTATCATGAGTTTACTCTGTGTGCCCGAACACTCCCGGATCTCCTGATCCATCCATTCAGTTAAGTGTTGCCTGACCCCCATACCTCCCTTTTTTGCGAACCTGGAATCGCACAGCACCAGTACACCCTCTTCATCAGCAGCCCTGTGTACCCTGCCCAGTCCTTGCAGAGCCCTGTTCATGGCAGGGAGGGTATACGCAATGAACATTCCTTTCTGTTTGCCGTATTTGTTCTTATAATACTCATTTACTGTTTTCTGGATCTCTGTATATGCGGTGAGCGGCAATCCCACCACCATAGCACCCTTTAATGCTTCGCCCCTGTAGTCAATGCCTTCACTCATCTTGCCCCCGGCCACTGCCAGCAATACTCCAGGTTTTACTGCCCTTTTTTGGCCTGCCTGGAAAAATTGGGACAACACGGCAGGTACCTGCTGAGATTCCCTGGGTTCAAGAAAAATCTGCTTGCCTGCAGCCCTGGCAGCCAATGTAATAAAATCAAGATACTGATCAAGCAGACTGTATGATGTGAAATAGACTACTACGTTCCCTGGTACATTTGTAATAAACGAATCCAGATGATGTTCAATCTCGGCTACATTATCGGGTTCATTCCTCAAAGAACTCTGGGTGGTGGCGTCTTTAGCGGCAAGTATGAGCCTGTTCTCTGGTGGGAACTGATTTGGGAGACTCATGATAGTAGCCCTGCCGTTCTTTGAAAAATAATAAAGCTCATATGCATCCGGAGGTGAGAAAGTACCAGATATCATGATAGTGCTGTGGTGTGCATCCACCACGCTTTCGATCTGGAGGTTAGGGTCGATATTGCGTATCTCAAGATTGGTGGAAGTATATGTCTTGCTCCCAACTTTTCGCTCTTCAGTATATTTTACAGGGACGTAGGCTTCATCGTTCTTGGCAAAGTTCAGCATGAACATAAATTCGCCTACCTGCTGGAGATATATCTCCTGGGATTCTGATTCGGTCTCCTTTTGCCTGGCGATCACATCTGCCAGGTTCATGAGCTCGGCCACCATCCTGTCATCCTCCCTTAACAGGCTCTCGCCGAACACAAAATCAGCAAACATATGGGGATCGAACCATTCTTCTGATGAAGTCCCTTTCTCATTCATCTTTTCCATGAACCTGTATATCCTGGGCAGTATCTGTTCTGCTACTGCCAGGCTTTCTTTCAACCCGGCTTTATGGGCCTGTGCCCTGGAGGATTCAACCTCGCTTATGGCCCTCTTGACAATATACTGGGTAAGTGAATCGCTGTTCACGGCCCGTACTGAATCCCCCAGGTTATGCGCCTCGTCTATGAGCAGTATGGTCTTTTCAGGATCAATATCAAGCCAGTTATACATAGCTTCCCTGAAGGTATCATCAAAAACATGGTTGTAATTCAGGATAACCACATCAGCACCTTCTGCCGATACCGCCATCACTTCATACGGACACAGACTCCCGCAGTGAGATGCCAGTTCATCAGTTTGAATGATCTTATTTCCCATGGTGCGGGATGTTTGCTGCGCCAGCTTTGAACTTCTGAACCTTATCTCTCCATCAGCAAAATACGCTTCCTTGGACATTAGATAATAGGGACAGCAGGACCGTTCATCAGGCATTTCATCCATTACAGATTCCAGCAATTCATCATCCTTTGAAGGATCATAGACCGCATCACCTGATCTGCCTGACAGGCTCATAAACTCCCGCATTTTGGATTCCAACAATATCCGGGTCTTGATCTTCAGGATATCGCAGCCGAAATAGACATTATCCAGCTCATCCCGCAGCTGGCAGGTCTTGTCCTTACCTACCATATACGCAACACTGGGCCGTTTGTTTGTATGCTGCCTGATCTTTTGTATCTCATCCAGATAGATAGATACCTGACTCACAGTACGCAGTGCAACCACGATACGTTTATTACCCCGGGAAGCAAGCAGGGCAGAAAGGATACTGGTCTTCCCGCTCCCGGTGGGAGCATCCACCATCAGGACGCTGTGACCGCCCGTCCTGACAGCCTCAGCAGCAGCTTCAAGCATCTCCCTCTGGTGCGGCCTGTAATCCTGATAAGGGAACCAGCGGTCGATATCATCATCCAATTATCAGCACATCTCCACGAAATTTTCGAGCATTTTCAATCCCCAGTCCCCGCTTTTTTCAGGATGGAACTGGGTGCCCATCACATTGCCCTGCCTGTTGACCACTGCTGCAGCGAATTCCAGGTTGTAATCAGACGTGGCCAGGGTATATTCTGGAGCACAGTCTGCATAATAGGAATGGACAAAATAGACATATGTTTGCTGGGGCAGTCCCTTGAAGAACGCATGGTCGCTTTTGATTGTGAGCGAGTTCCAGCCCATGTGAGGTATCTTGCCCACTGATTCAGGGAACCTTACCACCTTTCCGGGCACCATGTCAAGCCCATAATTGACACCTCCTTCTTCAGATTGGCTCAACAGCATCTGCATACCCAGGCATATTCCCAGCAGCGGTTTTCCTGTGTTGACCAGTTCGATGAGGTCTGCTTTAAGAGGTTCAAGGTTTTTCATAGCATCCTGGAATGCTCCCACACCAGGCAGTACCACAGCATCGGCCTTTGACATGACAGCTGGGTCCGAGGATATGGTAACATCGGCTCCTGCATGTTCAATACCGCGGGTCACGCTCCTGAGGTTGCCCATTCCGTAGTCTATGATTACGATGTCTGTCATCTGGTACTAAGATGTATTGAGAATAGATAAATTTGAGGATTGTGGGAGAGGGCAGGGCAGCAGAGTGAGGATAGCGGGCGGCGGGTAGGAGCGTAACGGTTATGAGCTGGGTGTTATAGACAACAATTGCTTTTATTCATTTAGACAGGATTTACAGGATCGTCAGGATGGATTAGAATGGTTTAACCTGTAAATCCTACCTGAAAATTACTGAATCTGTATATTTTAACAGCTATGACGTAGCCCCCACTGCACTTCCCCCTCCCCGAGACAGTGGTCCTTCTCATCCGGTGGATATTCAAGGTGCAGCTTCTTCCTGTACTTATCGCTCAACAGCAGTCCGTCTATTCCATCTGGTATGATTTTTAGCTATTTGGAAATCTCAAAAATATCTGATCTGATATCTATATCCCTGCTCCACCAAAAAGAGTTGACGATTGGTCCCGAAAGTCTGTTCAGTGGTACCTTTTGATACAAGTGTGTAGAAATAAGAAGTGTGCTCTTTAGGTCGAAGAATGCGCCCCAATCGCTGTGCTTCCTCCTGACGCGAACCAAATGTACCTGAGATCTGGATCATGACACTGGCATCAGGCAGATCCACGGCAAAGTTTGCCACTTTGGATACAACAAGAATGTTGATGCGTCCCTGTCTGAATTCATCTTAAAGTTTCTCTCTCTCGTCATGCCTGGTCTTGCCTGTGATAATTGGTAGCCCTAATGATCTAGCAAGCTTTTCTATCTGCGAAATGTACTGGCCGATGATCAGGATGCTCTCACCTGCGTGGTTGTCCAACAGTTCACACACAAGCACTTTTTTGCGCTGGTTCTCTGCCGCGATGCGAAACTTAGCGCGTTGATTAGCATGAGCGTACCTGAGCTCTTCTTCAGCCGAAAGAGGAACGCGATACTCGGTACAGATAGCTTCTGCAATATAGCCGCGACTCTCAAGCGTCTTCCAGGGAACATCATATCGCTTGGGACCGATCAGTGCAAAGACATCATCCTCTTTCCCATCTTCGCGCACCAGTGTTGCAGTCAGCCCGAGTCGCCGTCTGGCTTGAATTGCTGTTGTTGCACGAAATACAGGAGCAGGGAGCATGTGTACTTCATCATATATAATGAGCCCCCAATTATGCTCGGTAAAGATGCTTAGGTTGTGCAACGGTTCGTCCTTAGTGCGACGAAGTGTCAACATCTGGTATGTAGTGATCGTGATTGGCTTGATCTCTTTGACACGGCCAGTAAACTCGCCAATGTCAGTTTCTTCGATGTAGGTCTTGGAGAGAAGTTCATCGCGCCATTGCCGGACCGAGACATTATTGGTGGCGATGATCAGAGTGTGGCTTGATATCTGAGTCATAGTCCCAAGTCCTATAATCGTTTTACCTGAACCGCAGGGAAGAACGATCACTCCACTGCCCCCCGTCTTCTGTCCTGCACAGTAAAACATATCTACGGCATCTTTTTGATAATCGCGCATCGCAAAAGAGTTACCCTCAAGGTCAATGCTGCGCAAAGAGAGTTCGAGCCGTTCTCCTTCCTGATATCCGCACAAATCCTTGACAGGGTAACCTGCCTTTATCAGTGCGTGCTTAAGATCGCCGCGTCTGAGCTGCGGTATGATAATCCTGGGAGACCGTCATTATCCACCCAGAACTGTTTCAATGACTCATTGTTGCGGATTCGTTCCAGAATACGGGAGTCTTTCACTTCAAGCTCCAAATAATCCTGTGCAGCTTTCTGTAATACCAACTTGCCATAGGTCTCATACCACTCCCCCATATCGACAATGACATTTGACGGAATGGAGTAACGCGAGAAATCTTCAAGACCATCTACGATCTCTTTAAACGGCACACCCAGTGCTGCCGCATTCCAGAGTGACAATGGTGTGACCCTGTAGGTATGGATAAACTCCGGCGATTTTACCAGCTCGGCAAAAAGAGCTGAAAAGTCCCGGCATTTTACGTACCCCGGGTGTCCAACCTCAAGCATCAACGTGCGATCGCTCTGGATGATGAGCGGCTTTTGTGAACTCATGCAATATCCTCGATTTTGATGGTGTAATCCTGTTTCAATGCCTTACTGACTTTCTTTACCTCTGGTTCGTATTGCCTGGCAAAGGAGAGTGTCAATTTGCTCCAATCCGCAGCAACCGGGCATCTGGCAGCTATAAGTCCTTTGCGGAATTCTTCCATCAATTCTTTTGCCGGAAAGTGAAATGTGATCCGGACTTCCCGCTTTATTGTTACAGGCTTCTTTGTTTTTGCTCTTGCTTTTGATTTTGAAACGCTTGAATCTCGTTTGGGAAAGACTGTGCGTGCACCATCCGGAAGAGACGTAAGTGCTGATGAACGATGTTTTATGTGAAGAGGAATCAATTCCTTCTGTTCAAGATGCGTGAACAACCTGTCAGGTGAGTGCACGATTCTCATCGTCGGTGATATACGTTCGATGGTGAATCGGTCGATGTCAGGCAGATCTTTGTCACCCTCGAGAAGCACAACATTCTCATACAAAGTAAACGCTTCTGAAGCCCCAACCCACTCTTCGAGTTCGATTTGAACATTCTGTGGCAGTTTCTGATGGCTTATGTTCTCTAAAAACTTGATCACATCAAGGTCTTCTCTTTCGCTTAATTGAGTTAGCACCTTATTTTTTCTAAGTTTCAAGATGCTTGTTCTATCCTTTGCTACGACATCTGCCAGTTTTGTCAATTGCGCAAGAATCCGCACCGGATATAATTCCGATTCCACATGCACCTCGAAATTCGGTTGAACGGTTATTCTGGGCTCTATGACATTACCGCTCATTACATGCGGGAACATATTATTAACTCTAAACGCCAGAAGCTGATTCATTTCTGGCAGGAGTCCCTTATATTCTGCCCTGGAATAGGCAACTTCGATATATCCTAACGTAAGAGGTAGCCCTTCAAGGAATCGTTCTACAAATCGACCTTCTACTCGTTCAAATGCATCAGGGTCACTCTCTGAGATCTGTGTATCCTTGCTCCATCTGTCCTTACCCTCATGAAAGTTGCCATAGCGACCGTCCTTTTCATCCCCTTTACATTTATACTCAGGCTTCTCAGGGATAAGAAAGAATGGATGATGCTCTTTCAGGTACTGGATCAATGAGGAGGTAGTGTACCAGACACCGGGTGTACAGGATTGCAGAATCTTAATAAGAAATCGCCTTGCTCTGGCAAAATCCAAACCAGGTATAACACCAG
Encoded here:
- a CDS encoding ATP-dependent DNA helicase, giving the protein MDDDIDRWFPYQDYRPHQREMLEAAAEAVRTGGHSVLMVDAPTGSGKTSILSALLASRGNKRIVVALRTVSQVSIYLDEIQKIRQHTNKRPSVAYMVGKDKTCQLRDELDNVYFGCDILKIKTRILLESKMREFMSLSGRSGDAVYDPSKDDELLESVMDEMPDERSCCPYYLMSKEAYFADGEIRFRSSKLAQQTSRTMGNKIIQTDELASHCGSLCPYEVMAVSAEGADVVILNYNHVFDDTFREAMYNWLDIDPEKTILLIDEAHNLGDSVRAVNSDSLTQYIVKRAISEVESSRAQAHKAGLKESLAVAEQILPRIYRFMEKMNEKGTSSEEWFDPHMFADFVFGESLLREDDRMVAELMNLADVIARQKETESESQEIYLQQVGEFMFMLNFAKNDEAYVPVKYTEERKVGSKTYTSTNLEIRNIDPNLQIESVVDAHHSTIMISGTFSPPDAYELYYFSKNGRATIMSLPNQFPPENRLILAAKDATTQSSLRNEPDNVAEIEHHLDSFITNVPGNVVVYFTSYSLLDQYLDFITLAARAAGKQIFLEPRESQQVPAVLSQFFQAGQKRAVKPGVLLAVAGGKMSEGIDYRGEALKGAMVVGLPLTAYTEIQKTVNEYYKNKYGKQKGMFIAYTLPAMNRALQGLGRVHRAADEEGVLVLCDSRFAKKGGMGVRQHLTEWMDQEIRECSGTQSKLMITDWVRNHKSVKVPVEAGGLRLTKSEIHSSVHSGFQTAKQMKEKMGRKVKCTTKSCFRFDEECTVIQDDNYCDYCGNNSLIEC
- the hisH gene encoding imidazole glycerol phosphate synthase subunit HisH; translation: MTDIVIIDYGMGNLRSVTRGIEHAGADVTISSDPAVMSKADAVVLPGVGAFQDAMKNLEPLKADLIELVNTGKPLLGICLGMQMLLSQSEEGGVNYGLDMVPGKVVRFPESVGKIPHMGWNSLTIKSDHAFFKGLPQQTYVYFVHSYYADCAPEYTLATSDYNLEFAAAVVNRQGNVMGTQFHPEKSGDWGLKMLENFVEMC